The following coding sequences are from one Candidatus Zixiibacteriota bacterium window:
- a CDS encoding acetyl-CoA carboxylase biotin carboxyl carrier protein subunit, whose amino-acid sequence MDYLVKIGEKQYTVTIDPATHPPKIKIDGEPVDSSFSTRSNNSEIQLLIDNRSYDVEVVKQNGNFNVFIYGREYTLYAEDERLAKIREVAGMGPGGVSENELNAPMPGLVTKVLKAVGDDVKKGESVVIVEAMKMENELKAPLDGIIKEIKVKEGQSIDKNAVLVVFE is encoded by the coding sequence ATGGATTACCTGGTTAAAATCGGCGAAAAACAGTACACTGTAACAATCGATCCAGCCACCCATCCGCCAAAAATAAAAATAGATGGCGAGCCGGTCGATTCGTCATTTTCAACCCGTTCAAATAATTCTGAAATCCAGCTTTTGATCGACAACCGTTCCTACGATGTCGAGGTTGTCAAGCAGAACGGCAATTTCAATGTATTCATCTATGGCCGCGAGTACACCCTCTATGCCGAGGATGAACGGCTGGCCAAAATCCGGGAGGTGGCCGGTATGGGTCCCGGTGGTGTCAGCGAAAACGAACTGAACGCACCGATGCCGGGCCTGGTCACGAAAGTCCTCAAGGCTGTCGGAGACGATGTTAAAAAAGGTGAAAGCGTGGTAATTGTCGAAGCGATGAAAATGGAAAATGAATTAAAAGCACCCCTTGACGGTATAATAAAAGAAATCAAGGTTAAAGAAGGTCAATCGATCGACAAAAACGCGGTGCTGGTTGTGTTCGAATGA